A segment of the Chrysiogenia bacterium genome:
CGTTCACCGTTCGATGTTGGGTTGCAGTCTTCCGCGCTCGTCGGGGGCGACGAGGGCTTTCTTCTTGAGCTTTTCGAGCAGGGTGGTGCGCTTGATCCCCAGCAGCGTGGCCGCGCGGTTCTTGTTCCACTTCGTGCGGTTGAGCGCCGAGAGGATGATGCGGTCCTCGAAGTCATCAACGAGGCGCTTGAGATCCACGCCCTCTTCTGGCACCTCGACCTCGGGAACATTGAGCTCCACTGCGCGCGGGATGAGGAACTTCTCCGGCAGGTCTTCGAGGGTGAGCTGTCCCTCGCCCTTGAGCACCACCATGCGCTCAAGCAGGTTCTCCAGCTCGCGCACATTGCCAGGCCAGGGGTAGCGCGCCAGCGTCTTGACCGCATCTTCTGAAATCCCGGCGACCTGCATGTTTTTTTCGCGGCTGAAGCGCTGCAGGAAATGTTGGATCAGAACCGGCACATCTTCCTTGCGATCCCGAAGGGGCGGCAGGGTGATGGGGATGACGTTGAGGCGGTAGAACAGATCCTCGCGGAAGCGCCCCTCCTCCACTTCGCGTTGCAGGTCGCGGTTTGTCGCCGCAATGACGCGCACGTCGACCTTGATCGATTTCTCGCTGCCAACCGGCGTGACTTCTTTTTCCTGGAGAACGCGCAGCAGCTTCACCTGCAGCGACGGCGTCATCTCGCCCACTTCGTCGAGAAAGATCGTGCCGCCAGCAGCCGCCTGGAACTTGCCCTGGCGCGTGGCGATGGCGCCGGTGAAGGCGCCCTTTGTGTGCCCGAAGAGCTCGCTCTCCAGCAGGTCTTCGGGCACGGCCGCGCAGTTGACCGTCACCATGGGAACGTCGCGGCGACTCGAATGCAGGTGCAGCGCGCGGGCGACGAGTTCCTTGCCCGTGCCGCTCTCACCGGTGATCAGCACCGTTGAGTCGGTGTCGGCCACGCGGTCGATGAGCCGGAACACGTGCTGCATTTTGTCGGAGTTTCCGATGAAGTTTTCCGATCCGTACTTGCGCTCGAGCTGGCGACGCAACTCGACGTTTTCGGTCTTGAGCTTGCGGTGCTCGGCGGCGCGCTCGACGAGGTTCAGAACGTCCTCGATCTTGAACGGCTTGGTCAGGTAGTGGAACGCGCCGGCCTTCATGGCGTCCACGGCGCTCTCGACCGTGCCGTAACCCGTCATCAAAATGACTTCTGTATCGGGCGAGAGCTGCTTGCACTGGGCCAGCAGTTCCAGGCCGTCCATGTCCGGCAACTTGATATCGAGCAGCACAACGCTGGGCCTGTTGTCCTCCAGGTGCCCCAGAAACTCGGCGCCCGTTGCCGCGGCGAAGGTCTCATAGCCCTCGTCGCGAAGCATGCGTTCTGTGGAAATACGGATGGTGGGCTCGTCGTCGACAACGGCGACGCTCACCGCGGTGTTCTCGGTCGGGGTCATACTCTTCTTCCCATTACCCGGCCCTTCGCCGGGATTCGGATGAGCTCAAACCAGGCAGGCCCTCCGGAAGGGTTCGCCGCTCCCCAGCGGCGCGCCCAAGCCCTGCGCAAAGTGGTCATTCTCAATCCGAATGAACGGACAGTAGCACCGTCAAAAGACTGACTCAATGAAAATCTCGCCCCGCCCCGGCCCCTGCCGGATCTCCGAAATGACGCGGATTTGCGCATTTCTCGGCTTGGGTGTAGAAGTGAGCGGATAGACCTGCGGGATTGCTAGGGAATTTCAAAGCATGCTGGGTTGGATTTCAGGGCTCTTTTCAAACGATCTGGCCATCGATCTGGGGACGGCCAACACTCTTGTTTACGTCAAGGGTCAGGGAATCGTGCTGAACGAACCCAGCGTTGTGGCCGTGCAGCAGGGTCCTCGCGGCGAGAAAAAGATTCTCGCCGTCGGCAGGGAAGCCAAGCTCATGCTCGGCCGCACCCCCGGCAGCATCCAGACCATCCGTCCGATGAAGGACGGCGTCATCGCCGACTTCGACGTGACCGAGGCCATGCTTCGCTACTTCATCCGCAAGGCCCACAACCGCACAACTCTGGTTCGTCCGCGCATCATGATCTGCGTTCCCTTCGGCGTGACCGAGGTGGAAAAGCGCGCGGTGCGCGAATCGGCCGAGCAGGCCGGTGCGCGCCAGGTCTATCTCATCGAAGAACCCATGGCGGCCGCCATCGGCGCGGGCCTTCCCGTGACCGAGCCCAGCGGCAACATGATCGTCGACATCGGCGGCGGCACGACCGAGGTTGCGGTGATTTCCCTCTCGGGCATCGTGTTCTCGCGCTCGGTGCGCGTGGCCGGCGACAAGATCGACGAAGCGATCCTTCAGTACATCAAGCGCAAGTACAATCTGCTGATTGGCGAGGCGACCGCCGAACTGATCAAGATTCAGCTCGGCAACGCCTACCGCACCGAGGCCCCGCGCGAGATGGAGATCAAGGGCCGCGACCTGCTCGC
Coding sequences within it:
- a CDS encoding sigma-54-dependent Fis family transcriptional regulator is translated as MTPTENTAVSVAVVDDEPTIRISTERMLRDEGYETFAAATGAEFLGHLEDNRPSVVLLDIKLPDMDGLELLAQCKQLSPDTEVILMTGYGTVESAVDAMKAGAFHYLTKPFKIEDVLNLVERAAEHRKLKTENVELRRQLERKYGSENFIGNSDKMQHVFRLIDRVADTDSTVLITGESGTGKELVARALHLHSSRRDVPMVTVNCAAVPEDLLESELFGHTKGAFTGAIATRQGKFQAAAGGTIFLDEVGEMTPSLQVKLLRVLQEKEVTPVGSEKSIKVDVRVIAATNRDLQREVEEGRFREDLFYRLNVIPITLPPLRDRKEDVPVLIQHFLQRFSREKNMQVAGISEDAVKTLARYPWPGNVRELENLLERMVVLKGEGQLTLEDLPEKFLIPRAVELNVPEVEVPEEGVDLKRLVDDFEDRIILSALNRTKWNKNRAATLLGIKRTTLLEKLKKKALVAPDERGRLQPNIER
- a CDS encoding rod shape-determining protein, with the protein product MLGWISGLFSNDLAIDLGTANTLVYVKGQGIVLNEPSVVAVQQGPRGEKKILAVGREAKLMLGRTPGSIQTIRPMKDGVIADFDVTEAMLRYFIRKAHNRTTLVRPRIMICVPFGVTEVEKRAVRESAEQAGARQVYLIEEPMAAAIGAGLPVTEPSGNMIVDIGGGTTEVAVISLSGIVFSRSVRVAGDKIDEAILQYIKRKYNLLIGEATAELIKIQLGNAYRTEAPREMEIKGRDLLA